In one Nicotiana tomentosiformis chromosome 6, ASM39032v3, whole genome shotgun sequence genomic region, the following are encoded:
- the LOC104088866 gene encoding protein PHYTOCHROME KINASE SUBSTRATE 3-like, which yields METNDNSTSLRVESFSCYLSNPEDQSFIHKLGGAYEDPYPETAFSVSSERATIKPPSNNSTRDNLANLRVDSFSSYLKAEEDNNFAFKTIGPPVQDATIAFVFPQQASVTVGTPKYQERTKSKDGELNIFGADKYFNMKLDYGAVPTTVVKYGGQMNKGMVDLPYLKPSCRTGTQSICSEASSFNSQSALLQNLQTSKSQTKQKKMTGRRFLSSFGCQGPCLDKKAVYVDETIGHGKVSKLALSSGPSMRDKLSIVKNQDPSIEEQRKSLEVFGSDKMRKGEIAGNLERKLSMLTWDAIPKVQDIPITTIGSGTVGDDMASDASSDLFEIENISSSGYGHMNSQTRGDNYVPTGCISPITTQYAPSEASIEWSVITSSAADYSSVISDYGEKWISIAANTTSRINAANKNTNTKYAVGKEGQKTRPGGLLGCKSNKAVSVVETVYKTGEKAKHHQRG from the coding sequence ATGGAAACCAATGATAATTCAACCAGCCTTCGTGTAGAATCATTTTCTTGTTACCTCAGCAACCCTGAAGATCAGAGCTTTATACACAAACTAGGGGGCGCTTATGAAGATCCTTATCCCGAGACCGCCTTTTCTGTGAGTTCAGAAAGAGCTACTATTAAACCACCCTCAAATAACAGTACTCGAGATAACCTTGCCAATCTTCGCGttgattctttttcttcttatctCAAAGCTGAAGAAGATAATAACTTTGCGTTTAAGACCATAGGCCCCCCTGTTCAAGATGCTACTATTGCATTTGTTTTTCCTCAACAGGCTTCTGTGACTGTGGGTACTCCAAAATACCAAGAAAGGACCAAGTCCAAAGATGGGGAACTTAACATATTCGGAGCTGATAAGTACTTCAACATGAAACTGGATTATGGAGCTGTCCCTACAACTGTGGTGAAGTATGGGGGGCAGATGAACAAAGGGATGGTTGATCTGCCCTACCTGAAACCCAGTTGCCGGACAGGAACTCAAAGTATTTGTTCTGAAGCAAGTAGTTTTAATAGCCAAAGTGCACTGTTACAAAATCTTCAGACAAGTAAATCTCAAACAAAGCAGAAAAAGATGACAGGAAGGAGATTTTTATCTAGCTTCGGTTGCCAAGGACCTTGTTTGGACAAAAAAGCAGTCTATGTGGATGAAACCATAGGACATGGAAAAGTAAGTAAGTTGGCATTAAGTTCTGGCCCTTCCATGAGAGACAAGTTGAGCATAGTCAAAAATCAAGATCCAAGCATCGAAGAGCAAAGAAAATCACTTGAAGTGTTTGGCTCTGATAAAATGCGAAAAGGAGAGATAGCAGGGAATTTAGAAAGGAAACTCTCCATGTTAACTTGGGATGCCATTCCTAAAGTTCAAGACATCCCTATTACAACCATTGGAAGCGGCACAGTTGGCGATGACATGGCTAGCGATGCTAGTTCTGATTTATTCGAGATTGAGAATATATCCAGTAGTGGATATGGCCACATGAATTCACAAACTAGGGGTGATAATTATGTGCCAACTGGCTGCATCTCACCAATTACAACTCAGTATGCACCAAGTGAGGCCAGTATTGAGTGGAGTGTTATCACATCAAGTGCTGCTGATTACTCATCAGTTATCTCTGATTATGGTGAAAAGTGGATTAGCATTGCTGCTAATACTACTTCAAGGATTAATGCAGCCAATAAAAACACCAATACCAAGTATGCAGTTGGGAAAGAAGGTCAAAAAACCCGTCCAGGTGGGCTTTTAGGTTGCAAGAGCAACAAAGCAGTTAGTGTGGTTGAAACTGTATACAAAACTGGTGAGAAGGCTAAGCATCACCAGCGCGGTTAA
- the LOC104088870 gene encoding glutathione S-transferase U9-like, producing MQEANKLILLGNDSIPYSKRVELALKIKGVPFELEQQESIASPTQPSSQKSTRDSQPSRATLESLVIIEYIDQTWKQEPKFLTEDPNERARIFSCLTAYPRSWLPRRKRVRKISRAGRRNGNYLHEIHGEDRGVVGCNTICFAFKAQEKVLGLKILHQKRVPTHIYLGDKL from the exons ATGCAAGAGGCGAACAAGCTAATTCTTCTAGGAAATGATAGCATCCCCTATTCAAAGAGAGTTGAACTTGCTCTCAAGATCAAAGGCGTACCTTTCGAGCTTGAGCAACAAGAGTCCATTGCTTCTCCAACACAACCCAGTTCTCAAAAGAGTACCCGCGATTCACAACCCAGTAGAGCTACTCTGGAATCACTTGTCATCATTGAATATATTGACCAAACTTGGAAGCAAGAACCAAAATTCTTGACAGAAGATCCCAATGAAAGAGCCAGA ATTTTCAGTTGTTTGACAGCATATCCAAGATCATGGTTACCCAGGAGAAAGCGTGTGAGAAAGATTAGTCGTGCTGGAAGAAGGAATGGGAATTATCTTCACGAAATCCATGGGGAAGATCGAGGTGTTGTAGGTTGCAACACTATATGCTTTGCTTTCAAGGCTCAAGAAAAGGTCCTTGGCCTGAAGATTCTGCACCAGAAAAGAGTCCCTACTCATATATACCTGGGTGACAAACTATAG
- the LOC104088867 gene encoding probable methyltransferase PMT2: MATKGNPGDNRSRSPLSSLFIVAGLCCFFYLLGVWQRSGFGKGDSIALEITKKAEDCGILPNLEYETHHGNQSSSFDDPNQEIKQIEPCAEQYVDYTPCHDQMRAMTFPRENMNYRERHCPPEEEKLHCLIPAPKGYVTPFQWPKSRDYVPFANAPYKSLTVEKAVQNWVQYEGNVFRFPGGGTQFPNGADAYIDQLASVIPIDNGTVRTALDTGCGVASWGAYLFKKNVLTMSFAPRDSHESQVQFALERGVPAVIGVLGTIKLPYPSRAFDMAHCSRCLIPWGANDGQYMMEVDRVLRPGGYWVLSGPPINWRNNYQAWQRPKEELEEEQRKIEEIAELLCWEKKHEKGEIAIWRKRVNNEYCRERDSRVTLCESSNAENVWYKKMEACVTPYPQTTNSDEVAGGELKPFPQRLNTVPPRIASGSVPGLSVESFQEDNKLWKKHVNSYKRVNKILDSGRYRNILDMNAGLGSFAAALESPKLWVMNVVPNIAEQDTLGVIYEQGLIGIYHDWCEAFSTYPRTYDLIHANGVFSLYKDKCNAEDILLEMDRILRPEGAVILRDHVDVLTQVKRIASGMRWNIKMVDHEDGPLIPEKVLFGVKKYWVAGDNNSTVSE, translated from the exons ATGGCAACAAAAGGAAATCCAGGGGATAACAGAAGTAGAAGCCCTTTATCATCATTATTTATTGTAGCTGGACTTTGTTGTTTTTTCTATCTTCTAGGAGTGTGGCAAAGAAGCGGTTTCGGGAAGGGAGATAGCATAGCTCTTGAGATAACAAAGAAGGCAGAGGACTGCGGCATCCTCCCCAATTTGGAGTATGAAACACACCATGGGAATCAAAGCAGCTCATTCGATGATCCTAACCAAGAAATCAAGCAGATTGAGCCATGTGCTGAGCAATATGTTGATTACACACCATGTCACGATCAAATGCGAGCAATGACATTTCCTCGAGAAAATATGAACTATAGGGAGAGACACTGTCCTCCGGAGGAAGAGAAGCTGCATTGTCTCATTCCAGCCCCAAAAGGATATGTGACTCCTTTTCAGTGGCCAAAGAGTCGTGACTATGTACCTTTTGCAAATGCACCATATAAAAGCTTAACAGTTGAGAAAGCAGTGCAAAATTGGGTCCAATATGAAGGCAATGTATTTAGATTTCCAGGTGGTGGTACACAGTTCCCTAATGGAGCAGATGCATATATTGATCAACTTGCTTCTGTGATCCCAATAGACAATGGTACAGTACGAACTGCATTGGATACCGGATGTGGG GTTGCAAGTTGGGGTGCATACCTTTTCAAGAAGAATGTTCTAACCATGTCGTTCGCACCAAGAGACTCACATGAATCTCAAGTTCAATTTGCTTTGGAAAGAGGTGTTCCAGCAGTTATTGGTGTGCTTGGAACCATAAAATTGCCATATCCATCTAGAGCTTTTGATATGGCTCACTGCTCACGTTGTTTGATTCCGTGGGGTGCAAATG ATGGACAGTACATGATGGAAGTCGACCGAGTGCTCAGACCAGGGGGCTACTGGGTACTTTCAGGTCCTCCAATTAACTGGCGGAATAATTATCAAGCGTGGCAGCGTCCCAAAGAGGAGTTGGAGGAGGAACAGAGAAAGATTGAAGAAATAGCTGAACTTCTCTGCTGGGAAAAGAAGCATGAGAAAGGTGAGATTGCCATATGGAGAAAAAGAGTAAACAATGAGTACTGCAGGGAACGAGATTCTCGTGTAACTCTATGTGAATCCTCGAATGCAGAAAATGTCTG GTATAAGAAGATGGAGGCATGTGTAACTCCTTATCCTCAGACAACTAATTCAGACGAAGTTGCTGGTGGGGAACTTAAGCCGTTCCCACAGAGACTTAATACTGTTCCTCCGAGAATAGCAAGTGGATCTGTCCCTGGATTATCTGTTGAGTCATTCCAGGAGGACAACAAGTTATGGAAAAAGCATGTGAATTCTTATAAGAGAGTTAATAAAATCCTCGACAGTGGGAGGTATCGAAATATACTGGATATGAATGCTGGCCTAGGAAGTTTTGCTGCAGCACTTGAATCACCCAAGTTATGGGTCATGAATGTTGTTCCAAATATAGCTGAACAAGACACTCTTGGAGTTATATATGAACAAGGCTTGATTGGAATATATCATGATTG GTGTGAAGCCTTCTCTACATATCCTCGGACATATGACCTTATTCATGCAAATGGAGTTTTCAGCTTATACAAGGACAA ATGTAATGCTGAAGACATTTTACTAGAGATGGATAGGATTCTTAGACCAGAAGGTGCAGTCATATTGCGAGACCATGTAGATGTCCTCACTCAAGTGAAAAGAATTGCGTCCGGTATGAGGTGGAACATAAAAATGGTGGATCACGAGGATGGTCCTCTGATCCCTGAAAAGGTGCTATTTGGTGTTAAAAAATACTGGGTTGCAGGGGATAACAACTCAACTGTCTCAGAGTGA
- the LOC138894254 gene encoding tropomyosin-like produces MDATQKEHADLVEKLKVFEVRNEGPVAEANINTSQVQQKIDQIDQLYKEINEIQVMDDGWKNKMDLLASEKETAQAKLPSVEVQLRVAKEKVDARARQNEDLQAQLGSAIAEWDALGKELEIMRSKLEATSVDADEMVAQYRADVEAVESRMKTTTEYVRRLSRWETLEEIHARDFDLSAEIKEAKRLEVEAKGLAEPLGKEGSEGFEESEGPDDSGDESGSGEDHTEMP; encoded by the coding sequence ATGGATGCGACTCAGAAGGAGCATGCTGACTTGGTGGAAAAGCTAAAGGTTTTCGAAGTTAGAAACGAAGGTCCGGTCGCAGAGGCTAACATCAATACTTCACAGGTCCAGCAGAAGATCGACCAGATCGACCAACTCTACAAGGAGATAAATGAGATCCAAGTGATGGACGACGGGTGGAAAAACAAGATGGACCTGCTGGCCTCAGAGAAAGAAACTGCCCAGGCCAAGCTGCCTTCGGTGGAAGTTCAGCTTCGAGTGGCGAAGGAGAAGGTTGATGCACGGGCTCGACAAAATGAGGACCTCCAAGCTCAACTGGGCTCGGCCATTGCTGAATGGGATGCCCTTGGTAAGGAGCTCGAAATAATGAGGTCCAAGTTAGAAGCAACCTCGGTTGATGctgacgagatggtggcccagtacaggGCCGATGTTGAAGCAGTTGAGTCCCGCATGAAGACTACCACTGAGTATGTGAGACGGCTTTCCCGAtgggagaccctcgaggaaatacatgcccGAGACTTCGACCTATCTGCCGAGATCAAAGAGGCAAAAAGACTTGAGGTCGAGGCCAAGGGGCTAGCCGAACCCCTAGGTAAAGAAGGCTCCGAGGGCTTTGAAGAATCCGAAGGCCCCGATGATTCTGGTGATGAGTCGGGTTCCGGTGAAGACCATACGGAGATGCCTTag